The DNA sequence ctcagtatttattgccaaaaagataagggagtaaattagcagtaagatgttccattttcccaggatcgggcaggagacagatgtttttcttttactgagatttaaaggaatggtactgaccttcaaccacaagcaggctttaaacatttgcctaacaaagcacattccttacagcccaaaatcctttcaaccttaattaacagcaatgtttctagcaaggacaagattgggggtagagtcacaaattaacagcatctcaaatacagagccaaatggagtctcttaaacttacttctatctataataacacagtaacaggctgacctctcttttccccacacactGATGAGCTGCTCTATGATAGCCCCTCCGGCTGCTGATCACCCCACCCTGGTGTCCTGTCAAACTGCTCCTgactccctcctctccttcctgggcTAGGGGAGAGGACACAGTTACTCTGTAAAGATCTGAAAAGAGCACCAATGCTCATATCTGGGTTTATACCCCCGTGTTAGAAAGATTTATTTGggtccaggcacggtgggtcatacttgtaatcgcagcactttgggaggttgaggcgggcagatcacctgaggtcagcagttcgagaccagcctggccaacacggcgaaaccctgtctctactaaaaatacaaaaattatcctgctgtagtggcgcacccctgtagtcccacctactggggaggctgaggcaggagaatcgcttgaacctgggaggcggaggttgcagtgagttgagttgCACTCAACaacagagaaactctgtctcaaagaaaaaagaaaaagaaagaaaagctttatttGGTGTTCTGACTTTAATAACAGCAGCCTTTTTTTCAATTGCAATCTTGCTTGGGAACCAAAGGATAGACAAAAAAGGAGCAACTTGGTTGGCTAGGCTGTGGGGCTTTGACCCCACTTATTTCATCCTCTCAGTGGCAACTCCAATAAATCCTGACCGGAATTCAGAGATTGGAGACCactttacatttctaaattaattttttacaatAATCCTAGTAGTTATGACCTTTCATACAACAGGACTGAGGTTTGTAACATGCTGGAGTTGAACCAGGATCTGTGACTCAAAGCACACTCCTTTTACTCCTAGTAAGTCAGCCTCCTAAGCTTGATTAACCAGAGGTTAAATAATGGCCACAGCACTGCGGCATATGTTAAGTGCTAGATGCCCCTCCAATCTCGCTCCAAGGACAGGAGTCTTGAGTGTCCTCTGTAGGCATCCATTACTTCAAGATTTTCCAGGATAGTTCAGATTTCAGGAATGTCCCACGGTTATCCTGGGAAGTACACTCCAACCTGACACCACATGACCTGTTTTGAAAATGTGGTtgaggccgggcttggtggctcaagcctgtaatcccagcactttgggaggccgagacgggcggatcacgaggtcaggagatcgaggccatcctggctaacatggtgaaaccccgtctctactaaaaaatacaaaacactagctgggagtggtggcgggcgcctgtagtcccagctacacaggaggctgaggcaggagaatggcctaaacctgggaggcggagcttgcagtgagctgagatccggccactgcactctagcctgggcgacggagcaagactcggtctcaaaaaaaaaaaaaaagaaaagaaaatgtggttggccgggtgcagtgactcacgcctgtaatcccagcactttgggaggccaaggcgggcgaatcacctgaggtcaggagttccagaccagcctggccacatggtgaaacccgcctctactaaaactacaaatatcagccaggcgtggtcgcggacgcttgtaatcccagctacctggaaagCTGAGtaaagagaatagcttgaacccaggaggcggaggttgcagtgagccaagattgcaccactgcactcctgcctgggcgacaagagcaagactccaactcaaaaaaaaaaagaaatagaaaatgtggcTGTGGCAGGgcgaggtggttcacgcctgtaatcccagcactttgggagttcgaggcgggcggatcacctgggtctggagttcgagaccaggctggccaacatggtcaaaccctgtctctaataaaaacacaaaaattagctgggcgtggtggcgcgcgcctgtgatcccggctactcgggaagctgaggcaggagaatcgcttgaacccgggaggcagaggttgcagtgggccgagatcgtgccaccacactccagcctgagtggcagaaagagactccgtctcaaaaaaaaaaaaaaaaaaaaaaagagagaatgtggTCGGGATACCTATTGGGATCAGCTTCTGGTGGGATGGGACAGGTAGCAGGTGGAGGCCGCGCCCCCAGCACCGACCACGGGTCTCTAAGTATTGGTAGGTGTCGACTGCAGGGCTCATTCTGGGTGGAGGAACATGATTTATTGGTTCTTTCAGTTTACCACGTCCGACTCGCGTCTCGGCCCTGGCCCGCCTTGCGGACTTTAAAGCAGTAAGTCCAGGGTTTGGGGGGAACGTGCTCACCCGACGGTAGCTCACGGGACCCTGGAGGGTCCTGGCCATGGCATCTCGGCCGGACTCCCCGCTGGGCCCACGAAGAAGAAAGCCTGCATCGGATTGCTGCGCCCGAGCCAAGGTCCCAGCGCCCACAGGGTTAAGTCCGGTCTCACGGTGACCTCTCGCCGGCGCCGCCTTCGCTAACCATCCAGTTCTTCCTCCAGGCCACGTTCTCCTGCGTGGTCGCTGCCTCCTGCAGAGTGGCCACCAATAGCTGCTGGGTCTTGGCCATCTCCTCCCTGCTCCGCGGGTCCTGCAGTGCCATCTCCTGAGGGCACGAAGGGGAGTTCGCAGGAGCTCCAGTCCGGGGCTCTCCACCCGCCCACCCATCCTCGGGATTACCAGTTGCTTCTACCTTTAGCATTTCCTGCTTCCGCTGCTCTCCGGGGGTCACGATAGCAAGGAGCGCAAGGCCCACGCCAGACCCTGCGCCCAGCATTGCGACTGTGATCAGCATTTTCCGCAAGAACGCCATGGCCGCCTGCACAACCAGCAGGGGGCCCACGGAAGTTCGCCGCAGCCCCGAGCTGTACCGGCGCGGTCTCACTGCCCCTTCGCGCAGGCTAGAGCGCCCTATTGCAGAAACCATAGATAAACGGCCGGCTAGAGAGGACCCGCTCGAGGAAACGTTTAGAATCCGGAGCACCGGGATCTCAAGTTTAGCTGAGGGGGTTGAGGGTGTCCAAGAAGTGCTTGCGCCAAGGGCTGAGCGCAGGCACCCTGTGTCCTCAGTTCCGGGGTGGGATTGCTAGGGGGAGAGTCCGTGTCTTCATGGTTGCCGTGGGTTTTATGATTGCCCATTTTTGTCTTCTGACGTTTCCCGATCAGTAGAGGCCCGAGCTGTGCTCTGTGGTTTCCTGCAGTCACCCgcgccttttctttttcttttttttttttttttttgagacggagtctcgctctgtcgcccgcgctggagtgcagtggccggatctcagctcactgcaagctccgcttcccgggttcacgccattctcctgcctcagcctcccgagtagctgggactacaggcgcccgccgcctcgcccggctagttttttgtattttttagtagagacggggtttcaccgtgttagccaggatggtctcgatctcctgacctcgtgatccacccgtctcggcctcccaaagtgctgggattacaggcttgagccaccaagcccggccaccCGCGCGTTTTCAACACAGCGAATGGAGGtcatccacacacatacacatccctCTCCATCCCCTCAACTCTGGAACAAACACTGAAAGTCAAGTGTACTGGTTGGAGAAATGAGTAATAGTAACTtatctttaacatttattttacaaacaacCTGTTCCTTTTCTCCTTATGGTACACACTTGGTATTGTCtagggctttttttggttttgttgttagTGTGTGGgcgtggttttgtttgtttttggacacaaggtctccctctgtcgcccagggttggagtgcagtggcgatcatggttcactgaagcctcgacttACAGGGcccaggggatcctcctgcctcaacttcccgaatagctgggattacagacatgcaccaccacgcccggctggtattgctttttgttttgctttgttttcttctttctttttcttttcttttcttttatttatttattttttgagacggagtctcactctgtcacccagacaggagtacaggggcaggatcttggctcactgcaagctccgcctcccggtttcatggcattctcttgcctcagcctccagagtagctgggactacaggcatccgccaccacggccggctaattttttgtaatgttagtagagacggggtttcaccatgttggtcaggctggtctccagctcctgacctcgtgatccgcctacctctgcctcccaaagtgctgggattacaggcgtgagccaccgtgcctggctgttttgctttgttttcaacCACTAAAAGGCTGGATTCGTTTAACATACTGAATTCTGCTTTACAGAAGAAAACACCTTTTAGCTGTGTGACTGATTACAGGCAAGTTCTTGTGCCCAGGTTTCTGCATCAGAAAATGAGCTTATAACAGTACTTGTCTCACAGTTttaggagaattaaatgagttatatGTAATGCAATTAAAACAGCTCCTGACAAAGAGTAAACAccatataaatattcattaaataacaTACAAACATGCCAGGTTGGGAAAATCAGTAAGCAAAGGAGTCAGGAAATTCCAAGTTGGTTATCACGACTCTTGGCCCACAGGGCTTTAATCCAGGTGCCCTTGTCTCCTACCCTTGCTGCCATCCCAGTGTCTCCAGGGAGTAAGTAGAAATAAAGATCTGATCTCAGCTCTTGGGCATTTTCCCCTCCCCTGAAAGCCCATAATCACTTAGCACAGTCAATGCTTAAGGCGCCAGGCTCCAAAGAAGATTAAAGAAACAGTTTGTGGGATGCACTGGGCAGGAGTACCCTCCTCTGAGTTCAATCATCTTGCACTCTAAGAATCACCACCATGGCCCTCGTGCCAGGGAGAAGCAAGGAGGATGGGCTGTGGACTACAAATAGCCCAGGCTCCTCCCAGCATCCAGAAAGTCCCAGGCCGCCCAACCCTCTCCGGGATAGAGGAAAAATTGGCAAGGTTGAAGGTCACTGGCATATTCAGGTTATACTTCCCCACCCTATGTCTGGCAGCTGGCTTACCCTCCAGTTTGGCCCAACCTCCTTGCTCTCCCTGTTGAGGATTTCTCTCCAAAGTCCCATCTGCTCTCTATTGTGGTGGAAGCCTCTGAGGTGAATGAAGACAGTGGGGATCTCCACTGGCCCCATGAGGAGCTGCTACTGCTCACTGATGGTGAGGAAGAGGATGCTGAGGCCTTCCTCTAAGACCAAAGTGAAGAGCCAGGTGAGGCAGGTGGCTCATTCAGGGGGCCACTGTGATCTGAATGTTCTGGGCAGAGCCAAGATGGAAGTCAGTTATGGCCCCTGCATTCCGCAGTGCCGCACAccgcaggtgctcaataaatgtgaagATGTGGGAGAGAAAAGTCAAGGCAGTTGGCAAAGTTGAATTGTAGAGAGCAGTTCTGGTATCAGAATGGGTGCCATCCTTTAatctgtactttctttttttttttttttgaggcaagtctccttctgtcgtccaggctagagtgcagtaccGCCACCTTGGTTccaccttggttcactgcaagctccacctcccggattcaggccattctcctgcctcagcctcccaagtagctgggactacaggcacccgccaccactgcctggctaattttttgtatttttagtagagacggggtttcaccgtgtttgccaggatggtctcgatctcctgacctcgtgatccgcccccatcggtctcccaaagtgctgggattacaggcgtgagccactgcgcccagtcttaATCTGTACTTTCAACATTGCTACgggaaaagataaaattaccCCAACACTGGCCCTTCCCCCAAGACCAGCCGggctttgtttttctgtctttcttttgttttacaaattttttgtatttttagtctatagagacagggtttcaccgtgttagccaggatggtctcgatctcaccttgtgatccgcctgcctcaacctcccaaagggcgggattataggcatgagccaccgcgcccggccacgtcTGTGCACTGTTAAataagccacttttttttttttaagacagagtcgtgctctgtcacccagattgcagtgcagtggcgggatctcggctcactgcaacctccacctcccaggtccaaggaattctcctgcctcagcctcccaagtagctgggactagaggctcacgccaccatgcc is a window from the Piliocolobus tephrosceles isolate RC106 unplaced genomic scaffold, ASM277652v3 unscaffolded_27432, whole genome shotgun sequence genome containing:
- the LBHD1 gene encoding LOW QUALITY PROTEIN: LBH domain-containing protein 1 (The sequence of the model RefSeq protein was modified relative to this genomic sequence to represent the inferred CDS: inserted 2 bases in 2 codons; substituted 4 bases at 4 genomic stop codons); the protein is MALVPGRSKEDGLWTTNSPGSSQHPESPRPPNPLRDRGKIGKVEGHWHIQVXTSPPYVWQLAYPPVWPNLLALPVEDFSPKSHLLSIVVEASEVNEDSGDLHWPHEELLLLTDGEEEDAEAFLXDQSEEPGWAWSPQNTXCWTXLGADQDDEDACWILEDTKCLEAXHCPFWDSATGSCVCXSGFVEYSCLLPPNSFESKYCSLPLKHLIQVYEAPNPHPLTISFYR
- the LOC111524331 gene encoding ubiquinol-cytochrome-c reductase complex assembly factor 3 isoform X1 codes for the protein MVSAIGRSSLREGAVRPRRYSSGLRRTSVGPLLVVQAAMAFLRKMLITVAMLGAGSGVGLALLAIVTPGEQRKQEMLKEMALQDPRSREEMAKTQQLLVATLQEAATTQENVAWRKNWMVSEGGAGERSP
- the LOC111524331 gene encoding ubiquinol-cytochrome-c reductase complex assembly factor 3 isoform X2 encodes the protein MVSAIGRSSLREGAVRPRRYSSGLRRTSVGPLLVVQAAMAFLRKMLITVAMLGAGSGVGLALLAIVTPGEQRKQEMLKEAATTQENVAWRKNWMVSEGGAGERSP